In one Phyllostomus discolor isolate MPI-MPIP mPhyDis1 chromosome 8, mPhyDis1.pri.v3, whole genome shotgun sequence genomic region, the following are encoded:
- the LOC114503501 gene encoding C-C motif chemokine 4-like → MKLCVTVLSLLVLGAAFCSPALSAPVGSDPPTACCFSYTQRKIPRNYVVDYYETSSLCSQPAVVFETRRSKHVCANPGESWVQDYINDLELN, encoded by the exons ATGAAGCTCTGCGTGACTGTCCTCTCTCTCCTCGTGCTAGGGGCTGCCTTCTGCTCTCCAGCACTCTCTGCACCAG TGGGCTCAGACCCTCCCACTGCCTGCTGCTTCTCCTACACCCAGCGGAAAATTCCTCGTAACTATGTGGTGGATTACTACGAGACCAGCAGCCTTTGCTCCCAGCCAGCCGTGGT ATTCGAAACCAGAAGGAGCAAACATGTCTGTGCCAACCCTGGTGAGTCCTGGGTCCAGGACTACATAAACGACCTCGAGCTGAACTGA